Proteins from a single region of Butyrivibrio fibrisolvens:
- the argS gene encoding arginine--tRNA ligase, whose product MGDIAIPCFVFAKILHKNPAVIASDLKNGLEQKKEELGLDEVICVGGYCNLFVNRKLFVENTLTKAADGNHGVEKIGEKKTVCMDYSSPNIAKNFHVGHLRTTVIGNSLYKIYDKLGYNVVRINHLGDWGTQFGKLIVAYKKWSSKEAVEKNGIQELLDIYVKFNNEKEEHPELMDEARSWFVAMEHGDEEALSIWEWFKDISMVEFERVYDMLGISFDSYTGESFYREKVPALVELLKEKNLLIESQGANVIDLSEYDMAPCMITKKDGSSIYHSRDIAAVLYRKEKYDFDKCLYVTGLEQSLHFKQVFKAIELMGLDYYKDLVHVPYGLVSLDGEKFSTRTGNIIYAEDILNEAVKRAYELIEEKNPSLENKGEIAKKVGIGAVIFHDLFNQRIKNINFSWKEVLSFDGTTGPYVQYTYARAKSVLRKYGKELQCTLTDCQALTDDISFALIKTIGGYEKAVNVAAESYEPSIVARYLISLCTDFNKFYQECPILKEENVKTKEARLYLVYVTSQIVFECCGLLGIECPEEM is encoded by the coding sequence ATGGGAGATATAGCAATTCCATGTTTTGTATTTGCAAAGATATTGCATAAAAATCCTGCAGTAATTGCTTCAGATCTTAAAAACGGATTAGAACAGAAAAAGGAAGAACTGGGGCTTGATGAAGTAATCTGCGTTGGAGGTTACTGCAACCTTTTTGTTAATCGAAAGCTCTTTGTAGAGAATACCTTAACCAAGGCAGCAGATGGTAATCACGGCGTAGAAAAGATTGGAGAGAAGAAGACAGTATGCATGGACTACTCTTCTCCAAACATTGCCAAGAATTTCCACGTTGGACATCTTCGTACAACAGTTATAGGTAACTCTTTGTATAAGATCTATGACAAGCTTGGATATAACGTTGTTCGTATCAATCACCTTGGCGATTGGGGAACTCAGTTTGGTAAGCTGATCGTTGCATATAAGAAATGGAGCAGTAAAGAGGCTGTTGAGAAAAATGGCATTCAGGAGCTTCTTGATATTTACGTGAAATTCAATAATGAAAAAGAAGAACATCCTGAACTTATGGATGAAGCTCGCAGCTGGTTCGTAGCCATGGAACATGGAGATGAAGAAGCTCTTTCAATCTGGGAGTGGTTCAAGGACATCAGCATGGTAGAATTTGAGCGTGTATATGATATGCTCGGAATTTCTTTTGACTCATATACAGGTGAGAGCTTCTACCGTGAGAAAGTCCCAGCGCTTGTTGAACTTCTAAAAGAGAAAAATCTCCTTATAGAAAGTCAGGGCGCAAACGTAATAGATCTTTCTGAATATGACATGGCACCTTGTATGATCACTAAGAAAGATGGAAGTTCTATTTATCATTCACGTGACATAGCAGCTGTATTGTATCGAAAAGAAAAGTATGATTTTGATAAATGTCTGTATGTGACAGGGCTTGAGCAGTCACTTCATTTCAAGCAGGTATTTAAGGCTATTGAGCTTATGGGTCTCGATTATTATAAGGATCTTGTTCATGTACCTTATGGACTTGTAAGTCTTGATGGCGAGAAGTTTTCGACACGTACAGGAAATATCATATATGCAGAGGATATATTGAACGAAGCTGTCAAACGTGCATATGAGCTTATCGAAGAAAAGAATCCATCGCTCGAGAATAAGGGTGAAATTGCTAAGAAGGTTGGTATAGGCGCAGTTATCTTCCATGACCTTTTTAACCAGCGTATAAAGAACATCAACTTCTCATGGAAAGAAGTACTAAGCTTTGATGGCACAACAGGACCGTATGTTCAATATACTTATGCCCGCGCTAAAAGTGTGCTTCGTAAATATGGAAAAGAACTGCAGTGTACATTAACGGATTGTCAGGCACTTACGGATGATATTTCTTTTGCTCTTATTAAAACTATTGGCGGATATGAAAAGGCAGTTAACGTCGCAGCAGAAAGTTACGAGCCCTCCATTGTCGCACGTTACCTGATAAGCCTGTGTACTGATTTTAATAAGTTCTATCAGGAGTGTCCGATTCTAAAAGAAGAAAATGTAAAGACCAAAGAGGCAAGACTCTATTTGGTATATGTGACCTCACAGATCGTATTCGAATGCTGTGGACTTCTCGGTATAGAGTGTCCAGAAGAGATGTAA
- a CDS encoding GNAT family N-acetyltransferase, with the protein MSNILLETDRLKITEMTMDMALDVHKNSLDEDIRRFVPDEVFETLEDAQETIEFIMSQYGSTEGPLIYALITKEDDKNIGYVQLVPIGDGKWEIGYHVAKQYTKKGYATEAVSAFLPVMADKVGVSEVYGIRLLENKASGRVLEKCGFETFFTGEGPYHDGVFEISKSVWKK; encoded by the coding sequence ATGAGTAATATTCTATTAGAAACAGACAGATTAAAAATAACAGAAATGACAATGGACATGGCGCTGGATGTCCACAAGAACTCTCTGGATGAGGATATCAGAAGATTCGTTCCGGATGAAGTTTTTGAAACACTGGAAGATGCGCAGGAAACCATAGAGTTTATAATGTCTCAGTATGGCTCTACTGAAGGACCACTTATCTACGCGCTCATCACCAAAGAAGATGACAAGAACATAGGTTATGTTCAGCTTGTTCCGATCGGTGATGGAAAGTGGGAGATCGGTTACCATGTAGCAAAGCAGTATACTAAAAAAGGCTATGCTACAGAGGCAGTAAGTGCATTCCTGCCTGTTATGGCAGATAAAGTCGGCGTTTCAGAAGTTTATGGAATCCGCCTTCTTGAAAATAAAGCATCAGGCCGCGTATTGGAAAAGTGCGGATTTGAAACCTTTTTCACAGGAGAAGGTCCATATCACGATGGCGTATTTGAAATAAGTAAGAGTGTTTGGAAAAAGTGA
- a CDS encoding CD3324 family protein produces the protein MKYENAKNILPEKLLKEVQKYAEGKVIYIPKQESAKGWGEASGYRDRLNKRNAMICNRYSAGHSIMEIAEEFYLSPETIKKLVYGKKVNLPMFSPTITSAENYASQGLGEEWVRTYLSSMDEDVPDYSEYFMSELVRIPLRLISIDTDEPVDSGAEDFSDLPLIVIYKNHTFSVPYQQEYLKYLKQEKRNSHYAFVFARNEEYRFFWNNFGKNFQR, from the coding sequence ATGAAATATGAAAACGCCAAGAATATACTTCCTGAAAAACTATTAAAAGAAGTTCAGAAGTATGCAGAAGGAAAAGTGATATATATCCCTAAGCAGGAATCAGCCAAGGGATGGGGTGAAGCATCCGGCTATCGTGACAGGCTGAATAAGCGTAACGCCATGATATGCAATCGTTATTCTGCCGGTCACTCTATAATGGAAATAGCTGAAGAATTCTACCTTTCACCGGAGACTATCAAGAAACTTGTTTATGGTAAAAAGGTGAATCTACCCATGTTTTCACCCACTATCACTTCAGCAGAGAATTATGCATCACAGGGCCTTGGAGAAGAATGGGTACGGACTTATCTTAGCTCGATGGATGAAGATGTTCCTGATTATTCAGAATACTTTATGTCAGAACTTGTCAGGATTCCACTGCGGCTCATTAGCATAGACACTGATGAGCCGGTGGATTCCGGCGCTGAGGATTTTTCGGATCTCCCACTGATAGTCATTTATAAGAATCATACATTTTCTGTACCTTATCAGCAGGAATATCTGAAATATCTAAAGCAAGAAAAAAGAAACTCCCATTACGCCTTTGTTTTTGCAAGAAATGAAGAGTACAGGTTCTTCTGGAATAATTTTGGGAAAAACTTCCAGAGATAG
- a CDS encoding NUDIX domain-containing protein — MLFKYCAECGHELEYIKCGDDDCKICPSCKRIYGRNPIPVVEVLVVNEFNEILLLKQNYISEDKWTVVSGYMVEGETIEEAVAREVKEETGQIVTKCQYVSSYYFEPKQLIMIGFIAYVNKAEFTDSIEVDDHKWYKIDEVDDVIARVNNFSGMHFDKCREYLK, encoded by the coding sequence ATGCTTTTCAAATATTGTGCAGAGTGCGGACACGAACTTGAATATATAAAATGCGGAGATGACGATTGCAAGATATGTCCGTCCTGTAAAAGAATCTATGGAAGAAATCCCATTCCTGTTGTTGAAGTCCTGGTTGTGAACGAATTTAATGAGATACTTCTATTAAAGCAGAACTATATTTCTGAGGACAAGTGGACAGTTGTATCGGGCTATATGGTCGAGGGAGAGACCATAGAAGAAGCTGTTGCCAGAGAAGTAAAAGAAGAAACAGGACAGATAGTTACAAAATGCCAGTATGTTTCTAGCTATTACTTTGAGCCGAAGCAGCTAATCATGATAGGGTTCATAGCCTATGTAAATAAAGCAGAGTTTACTGATTCTATAGAGGTAGATGATCACAAGTGGTACAAAATAGATGAAGTAGATGATGTAATAGCTAGAGTAAATAACTTCTCTGGAATGCACTTTGATAAGTGCAGGGAGTATTTGAAATAA
- a CDS encoding ABC transporter permease produces MIRRFWDQAYLYHKGRSAAFEAEEFVLMQIGYPLITLIFYCLIATFSFNTSNLTNWVIGNAFLLCTNACIFGLGRVFVSERYCGRLRSIIASPCSKMSLILASGVFPALFAVCSSVCGLVVGSLLFGVDFSGVNMPLVALAIIIAMISAASFGLFISVFGLMTDSMHLILNVVSYLLMIFTGAEFPVSHLPLAGQVIAQMMPLTKAIAAMDKLFEGDIKEFYVLIAAEILTGTVYALLTYFIFGFAERVARKNGKFDMF; encoded by the coding sequence ATGATTAGACGTTTTTGGGATCAGGCTTATCTTTACCATAAAGGGAGAAGTGCAGCATTTGAGGCAGAGGAATTCGTCCTTATGCAGATAGGATATCCGCTTATCACGCTTATCTTTTACTGCCTTATTGCAACCTTTAGTTTTAACACATCTAACCTGACTAACTGGGTTATAGGAAATGCTTTCCTGCTCTGCACGAATGCGTGTATATTTGGACTTGGAAGAGTGTTTGTCAGTGAAAGATATTGTGGGAGGCTTAGGTCTATTATCGCATCTCCATGTTCAAAGATGTCACTGATACTGGCAAGCGGTGTGTTTCCGGCTCTTTTTGCAGTATGCTCATCAGTTTGCGGATTGGTCGTTGGAAGCCTTTTGTTTGGCGTTGATTTTTCAGGTGTGAATATGCCGCTTGTAGCGTTGGCGATCATTATTGCAATGATATCTGCTGCAAGCTTTGGACTTTTTATATCAGTATTCGGGCTTATGACAGACAGTATGCACCTTATATTAAACGTTGTAAGCTATTTGCTTATGATCTTTACAGGAGCCGAGTTTCCGGTAAGTCACCTTCCCTTGGCAGGGCAAGTTATTGCACAGATGATGCCACTTACAAAAGCTATCGCAGCTATGGATAAGCTCTTCGAAGGAGATATAAAAGAGTTCTATGTATTAATTGCGGCAGAGATTCTTACCGGTACAGTATATGCTTTGCTGACGTATTTTATTTTTGGATTTGCTGAAAGAGTTGCAAGAAAGAATGGAAAGTTTGATATGTTTTGA
- a CDS encoding ABC transporter permease translates to MIRVIISTMFVQMKQSFARPMFRFCLIANPILNTILLYEMYRDSGETNYMAYVVLGAGLMGLWGCICFSSAGDINRERFSGTLALIFAAPATFPAIILGKIIGNTLMSLLTMVISLITARILFRIPLQLVSPVYFLIALFAAIISFIVISSMVACILTLSRKTELYMNCIEIPIILFCGFVFPVSVLPSGVRIISYALSPTYAVELMRMAVWGVTDTALFFEKLGALMGLTFIYAIFSALLYKKIDRRVRISATLEVA, encoded by the coding sequence ATGATCAGAGTGATCATAAGTACTATGTTCGTCCAGATGAAACAGTCATTTGCAAGGCCTATGTTTAGATTCTGCCTGATAGCTAATCCTATACTCAATACAATACTTCTATACGAAATGTATAGAGATTCCGGTGAGACCAACTACATGGCATATGTCGTATTGGGAGCAGGACTTATGGGGCTTTGGGGGTGTATCTGTTTTTCATCTGCTGGAGATATTAATAGAGAAAGATTCAGTGGGACACTGGCGCTTATCTTTGCAGCACCGGCCACTTTTCCTGCAATTATCCTGGGAAAAATAATTGGAAACACTTTAATGTCACTGCTAACTATGGTAATATCACTGATCACTGCAAGGATTCTGTTTAGAATACCTTTGCAGTTAGTTAGTCCTGTATATTTTCTTATAGCTTTATTTGCTGCAATCATTTCTTTTATCGTGATTTCATCCATGGTAGCTTGTATCCTGACTTTATCAAGAAAAACGGAACTATATATGAATTGTATAGAAATTCCCATAATTCTATTTTGCGGCTTTGTATTCCCTGTATCAGTATTACCATCCGGAGTTAGGATCATTAGCTATGCTTTGTCACCAACGTATGCAGTTGAACTAATGAGAATGGCTGTATGGGGAGTAACGGACACTGCACTTTTCTTTGAAAAATTAGGAGCACTTATGGGACTTACTTTTATTTATGCCATATTTTCAGCGCTTCTTTACAAGAAAATAGACAGGCGTGTTCGAATATCAGCAACACTGGAGGTGGCATAA
- a CDS encoding ABC transporter ATP-binding protein encodes MEQVICVEDLKREFVSKKGLLRREKKVVKAVDGISFDVKRGEIFGLLGQNGAGKTTTIKMLTTLLAPTSGKCEVLGYKAFGEEKKIRSRINFIFGGEMGVYRRLSARDNLRYFSNLYLIPKKKQDERIDKILELVNLKDRADDLAETYSKGMIQRLQIARGLINDPEILFMDEPTVGLDPVGARMLRDIIRRLKEDGKTVLLTTHNLAEVEELCDRLVIINKGKVIAKGTPQSIKGSYASLEDSYVELVKGVSA; translated from the coding sequence ATGGAACAGGTAATTTGTGTTGAAGATCTAAAAAGAGAATTTGTCAGTAAAAAAGGACTGTTAAGAAGAGAAAAGAAGGTTGTTAAGGCAGTAGATGGAATATCTTTTGACGTCAAAAGAGGAGAGATCTTTGGCCTTCTTGGACAAAATGGAGCCGGAAAGACAACTACCATAAAAATGCTTACAACACTACTTGCTCCAACATCCGGTAAGTGTGAGGTTTTAGGGTACAAAGCTTTTGGAGAAGAAAAGAAGATCAGATCCAGAATAAACTTTATCTTCGGGGGAGAGATGGGAGTCTATAGAAGACTATCCGCAAGAGATAACCTCAGGTATTTTTCCAATTTGTATCTCATCCCGAAGAAGAAACAGGATGAACGTATTGATAAAATTCTTGAGCTTGTAAATCTAAAAGACAGGGCTGATGACCTGGCAGAAACCTATTCAAAGGGAATGATACAAAGACTCCAGATAGCAAGAGGACTTATCAACGATCCGGAGATCCTCTTTATGGATGAACCCACAGTTGGCCTTGACCCTGTAGGTGCCAGAATGCTCAGAGATATTATTAGAAGACTCAAGGAAGATGGGAAAACAGTTCTTTTGACCACCCATAATCTTGCAGAGGTAGAGGAACTGTGTGACCGTCTGGTGATAATAAATAAGGGAAAAGTCATAGCTAAAGGAACCCCACAGAGCATAAAGGGAAGCTATGCCTCTTTGGAAGATTCTTATGTTGAACTTGTAAAGGGGGTGTCCGCATGA
- a CDS encoding metalloregulator ArsR/SmtB family transcription factor — protein MPFEEIAKNCIFAYPSDIEPIFGVFSLLGGEDMHNECSNIYGEKQVSEWRRRYHFLFETYEAVKELYLFDLFDILLDVFDDSFSAKRFYEHLVSMPEDERIFRMAGWSYNKISQKEILHALSDDAALDALYSKVQDRCPSYLGLSTFIRQNTRFIKEYFELAKEMDTPSLKGAIDERSRELESFKKNVAAALGKGDPLEISQKIMGKTFQNRGPYETFYFVPSLLIPGRSFRLFYENGTKHNKQILVCSIREEEKDTKDTVAALKALSDETRYQILKLLSKNGPMKGQDIVKQMQLAPSTISHHMSELKESGLITEEPVKTSKYYGLSSNRLKEVLKMVKEDFNL, from the coding sequence GTGCCATTTGAAGAAATTGCTAAGAACTGCATATTTGCGTATCCTTCTGATATAGAGCCGATCTTTGGAGTCTTTAGCCTCCTTGGTGGCGAAGACATGCATAATGAGTGTTCGAATATCTATGGTGAGAAGCAGGTAAGTGAGTGGAGACGCCGTTATCATTTTTTATTTGAAACTTATGAAGCGGTAAAAGAGCTATATCTGTTTGACCTATTCGATATACTTCTTGATGTGTTTGATGACTCTTTTTCTGCAAAAAGATTCTATGAACACCTTGTGTCTATGCCTGAAGATGAAAGAATATTCAGAATGGCAGGATGGAGTTATAACAAGATAAGCCAAAAAGAGATCCTGCATGCGCTTAGCGACGATGCAGCACTGGATGCATTATATTCAAAGGTACAGGATCGCTGCCCGAGCTATCTGGGGCTTTCAACTTTCATCAGACAAAATACCAGATTTATCAAAGAGTACTTTGAGCTGGCAAAAGAAATGGATACACCATCTCTTAAGGGTGCTATAGATGAGCGTAGTAGAGAACTTGAATCATTTAAGAAAAATGTGGCTGCAGCTTTAGGTAAAGGTGATCCTCTCGAAATATCTCAGAAAATCATGGGAAAGACTTTTCAAAACCGCGGGCCATACGAAACATTTTATTTTGTTCCTTCATTGCTGATACCCGGAAGATCATTCAGATTATTCTATGAAAATGGAACAAAGCATAATAAACAGATTCTTGTCTGCAGTATCAGAGAAGAGGAAAAGGATACTAAAGATACCGTCGCAGCACTTAAGGCATTATCTGATGAGACCAGATATCAGATACTTAAGCTCTTATCTAAAAACGGACCTATGAAAGGGCAGGACATAGTTAAGCAGATGCAGCTTGCACCTTCAACGATATCACATCATATGAGCGAACTTAAAGAGAGCGGACTCATAACGGAAGAACCGGTAAAGACCTCTAAATACTATGGTTTATCAAGCAACAGGCTAAAAGAGGTATTAAAGATGGTCAAAGAAGATTTTAATCTATAA
- a CDS encoding helix-turn-helix transcriptional regulator encodes MNNLGTKIKELRVAENLTQEKLAEELNVSFQSISRWENGISTPDISLIPVIARYFGVSTDHLFGLEDEESEITKSEFEQRYLNFRKDGDLDGAYEVMLEARKMFPRDLHFCTNLAEVMDLFEGGNSMQVSLYRDKNFSEQIRMLCQRVVDESKDETDRSKALALLSTYYMKSGNTNEAIKIANSMTDILHSKEVLLGEILSGNDKKKQLQDNILNMANYISDILVKIAFQKEYGFTTSMSPEEKLAYIEAANTILMIIIPDGNYFEYSRKLGWNYRRIAELYTMMDQKDKAIEYLLKAEKMAAYYDSLDKEKVYKFTSPFCDLATSDMTRNGKYFSGTETEMLSYRLDELKEYFGDNEHFNKLRKRMGENHINI; translated from the coding sequence ATGAATAATTTGGGGACAAAAATTAAAGAACTAAGAGTTGCAGAAAATCTGACGCAGGAAAAGCTTGCAGAAGAACTAAATGTTTCATTTCAAAGTATCAGCAGATGGGAAAACGGGATATCGACACCTGACATAAGTCTTATCCCTGTTATAGCCCGCTACTTTGGTGTATCGACCGATCACTTGTTCGGTCTTGAGGATGAAGAATCTGAAATTACAAAGTCAGAGTTTGAGCAAAGATATCTGAATTTTAGAAAAGACGGAGACCTTGATGGTGCATATGAAGTGATGCTTGAAGCAAGAAAGATGTTTCCACGAGACCTGCATTTCTGTACTAATCTTGCAGAAGTTATGGATCTATTCGAAGGCGGAAACAGTATGCAGGTATCTCTTTACCGTGATAAGAACTTCTCTGAGCAGATACGTATGCTGTGCCAGAGAGTTGTTGACGAGAGCAAAGATGAGACAGACCGTTCCAAAGCACTTGCTCTGTTATCTACCTATTACATGAAATCTGGTAATACAAATGAAGCTATAAAAATTGCAAACAGCATGACAGATATCCTTCATTCTAAAGAAGTACTGCTTGGAGAAATTCTGTCTGGAAACGATAAGAAGAAACAGCTTCAGGATAATATCTTAAATATGGCAAATTATATTTCTGATATACTTGTGAAAATTGCTTTTCAAAAAGAATATGGATTCACTACTTCCATGTCGCCTGAAGAGAAGCTTGCATATATTGAAGCTGCAAACACCATTCTCATGATTATCATTCCAGATGGTAACTACTTTGAATACTCACGAAAGCTCGGTTGGAACTATAGGCGAATAGCTGAACTTTACACCATGATGGATCAGAAAGATAAAGCTATAGAGTATCTCCTTAAAGCAGAAAAGATGGCAGCTTACTATGATTCACTTGATAAGGAGAAAGTATACAAGTTCACATCACCATTCTGTGACCTCGCTACAAGTGACATGACAAGAAACGGAAAATACTTCTCTGGCACAGAAACAGAAATGCTTTCATATCGCCTCGATGAATTAAAGGAATATTTTGGAGATAATGAACATTTCAATAAACTACGAAAGCGCATGGGTGAGAATCATATCAATATTTAA
- a CDS encoding GNAT family N-acetyltransferase, whose protein sequence is MNEKLFPIETRHFKLMPCDVKEYLGKWTISLKDGNQKDVGNIHFEDTQFKGEVKIFVELLPEYEEPKYIEEIFFMMARFVFRDPEIGTIRTQCDHENEDWIKGIEKAGYVYREFKDGYDQYSMNKQKTSWMGLYMFLGMIAGFIIGITFSNLWAGTISGVLTGSGIGYLLDKKTNIRKDK, encoded by the coding sequence ATGAATGAAAAACTTTTTCCGATTGAAACCAGACACTTTAAATTGATGCCCTGTGATGTAAAAGAATACTTGGGGAAGTGGACAATTTCATTAAAAGACGGGAATCAGAAAGATGTTGGAAATATTCATTTTGAAGATACTCAATTCAAGGGTGAAGTAAAGATATTTGTAGAGCTTCTTCCAGAATATGAAGAACCCAAATATATAGAGGAAATCTTCTTTATGATGGCAAGGTTTGTTTTCAGAGATCCTGAGATTGGAACTATCAGAACTCAGTGCGATCATGAAAATGAAGACTGGATCAAGGGTATCGAAAAGGCAGGATATGTCTACCGCGAATTTAAGGATGGTTACGATCAATACTCCATGAACAAGCAGAAAACTTCATGGATGGGACTGTATATGTTCCTTGGTATGATTGCCGGCTTTATCATTGGTATCACATTCTCGAATCTGTGGGCCGGAACCATTAGCGGCGTGCTGACAGGAAGTGGAATAGGATATCTTCTCGACAAGAAAACAAATATACGCAAAGATAAATGA
- a CDS encoding transketolase family protein yields the protein MSEVKKIATRDSYGKELIELAKVNDKVVVLDADLAAATRTGWFKKEFPDRHIDCGIAECNMMGIAAGLATTGMIPFVSTFAMFATGRAFEQVRNSIGYPHLNVKIGGTHAGITVGEDGASHQCNEDLALMRTIPGMVVMCPADDIEARACVRAAAEHEGPVYIRFGRAACPVVNDRPDYKFELGKGTLLREGKDVSIIATGIGVGAALEAAEKLAADGIEAEVINICTIKPIDRELVVATAKKTGKVVTVEEHSVIGGLGSAVCDVLSEECPTVVKKIGMQDRFGESGSAAALVKKYGLDGEGVYNSVKEFLK from the coding sequence ATGAGCGAAGTAAAGAAGATTGCGACTAGAGATAGTTATGGTAAGGAACTTATAGAGCTTGCAAAGGTTAACGATAAGGTAGTTGTTCTTGACGCTGACCTTGCAGCAGCAACAAGAACCGGCTGGTTCAAAAAGGAATTCCCAGATCGTCACATCGACTGCGGTATCGCAGAGTGTAACATGATGGGTATCGCAGCTGGTCTTGCTACAACAGGAATGATCCCATTCGTAAGCACATTTGCTATGTTCGCTACAGGACGTGCTTTCGAGCAGGTTCGTAACTCAATCGGTTACCCACATCTTAACGTTAAGATTGGTGGAACTCACGCAGGAATCACAGTAGGTGAGGACGGCGCTTCTCATCAGTGTAACGAAGATCTTGCACTTATGCGTACAATTCCTGGAATGGTTGTTATGTGCCCTGCAGATGATATCGAGGCAAGAGCTTGCGTAAGAGCAGCTGCTGAGCATGAAGGCCCTGTATATATCAGATTTGGCCGTGCAGCTTGCCCTGTTGTTAACGACAGACCTGATTACAAGTTCGAGCTTGGAAAAGGAACACTTCTTCGTGAAGGTAAAGATGTAAGTATCATTGCAACAGGTATCGGCGTTGGTGCAGCACTTGAAGCAGCTGAAAAGCTTGCTGCTGACGGAATCGAAGCAGAAGTAATTAACATCTGCACGATCAAGCCTATCGACAGAGAGCTTGTTGTTGCAACAGCTAAGAAGACTGGCAAGGTTGTAACAGTAGAAGAGCACTCAGTTATCGGTGGTCTTGGAAGCGCTGTATGTGACGTTCTTTCAGAAGAGTGTCCTACAGTTGTTAAGAAGATCGGTATGCAGGATAGATTCGGTGAATCAGGATCTGCTGCAGCACTTGTTAAGAAGTACGGTCTTGATGGCGAAGGCGTATACAACTCAGTAAAAGAGTTCCTTAAATAA
- a CDS encoding transketolase: protein MTNKELQKTANEVRKGIVTAVHAAGAGHPGGSLSAADIFTYLYFEEMNINPEKPADPDRDRFVLSKGHTAPGLYSVMAQRGYFPVEELTTLRKLGSRLQGHPSMQYLPGLDMSSGSLGQGISVACGMALSAKLNNKDYRTYTLLGDGEIEEGQVWEAAMFAGFRKLDNLVVIVDNNGLQIDGPVDEVCSPYPIDKKFEAFNFHVINVDAHDFDALRAAFKEARETKGQPTAIIAHSLKGKGVSFMEGQVSWHGVAPNDEEYAKAMDDLNKIGEALEA, encoded by the coding sequence ATGACAAACAAGGAACTTCAGAAAACAGCTAACGAAGTCCGTAAGGGTATTGTTACAGCGGTTCATGCAGCAGGCGCAGGACATCCGGGCGGATCACTGTCTGCAGCAGATATTTTTACATATCTGTATTTTGAGGAGATGAACATCAATCCGGAGAAGCCCGCAGATCCTGATCGTGATCGTTTCGTTCTTTCAAAGGGACACACAGCACCAGGTCTTTACTCAGTAATGGCTCAGCGCGGATATTTCCCAGTAGAGGAGCTTACAACACTGCGTAAGCTTGGATCAAGACTTCAGGGACATCCAAGTATGCAGTATCTTCCAGGCCTTGATATGAGCAGCGGATCTCTTGGACAGGGAATCTCAGTTGCTTGTGGAATGGCTCTTTCTGCAAAGCTTAACAATAAGGATTACAGAACTTACACACTGCTTGGTGATGGTGAGATCGAAGAAGGACAGGTTTGGGAAGCAGCTATGTTTGCAGGATTCCGTAAGCTTGATAACCTTGTTGTCATTGTAGATAACAATGGTCTTCAGATCGATGGACCTGTTGACGAGGTTTGCTCACCTTATCCTATCGATAAGAAATTCGAAGCATTTAACTTCCATGTGATCAATGTTGATGCTCATGACTTTGATGCGCTTCGCGCAGCATTCAAAGAAGCTAGAGAGACTAAGGGTCAGCCTACAGCAATCATTGCTCACAGCCTTAAAGGTAAGGGCGTTTCCTTCATGGAAGGCCAGGTTTCATGGCACGGCGTAGCACCTAATGATGAAGAGTATGCAAAGGCTATGGACGATCTTAACAAGATCGGCGAAGCTCTTGAGGCTTGA